The genomic segment TAATTACCGGAGCCATGGCAAAAGAAGTGGTGGTCGGTACATTGAATACCTTGTACACCGCAGAACAGATTACCAACGAACCATTCGACTATGAAAACTTCAATCTGTTAACCGAGCTGGAAGGTGCAGTGGCAGAAACTTGGGATAGCCTGAAAGGTACGTTTACCCTTAGTGCATTAAGCAACCCAATTGAAGCCAGTAAAGGCGATGGCGAGATGAATGGCACCTCAATGGGTGTTATGAGCAGCAAGTTTGGCAGTATTTCCGCTGCCTATAGTTACCTGATCTTCGTACTGCTTTATGTTCCCTGTGTTTCCGTTATGGGGGCGATAGCCCGCGAAAGCAGTAAAGGCTGGATGATGTTCTCTATCTTCTGGGGACTAGATATCGCCTACAGCCTGTCAGCGGCTTTCTACCAAATCGCCAACTTCTCTGCTCATCCGCAGCAAAGTACCGTGATTATTGCCGCTATTGTGATATTTAACCTGCTCCTGATGTACGCCCTGTACCATTTACGCGATAGGGTAACCACCAGAATGCCAAAGGCAGCAACGGAAGCTTGTTGTAAAAATAAAGCAGGGCATTGTCACTAAAATGGTCAGCTTAATTGCTATCCGCGATGCTATTGCCCTGCAGGGCATTGCGGAATTAAACCAGCTCAGTCGTCAGTTTGACCAGCCTCCGGCATTGATGCAGGCTATGTTAAAACAGCTGGAAACGATGGGAAAAATTGAACGCGTAGAAGCAGACAGCAGTTGTCTGATAGGCAACTGTAAGGACTGCCCTGACGGCAAAAAATGTCTGACCGAAGCCTACAGAATCAAAAAGCATATCTCAGCCTGAATACACCCAAGCCCCCGACCATCCTCTAAACCGGATCCCCTGACGAGTGTTGGCGAATAAAATTCATTATCTGATGACAAAACTCATCCGGATGAGAGATAAACGGCGCATGGGCCGCACGATTAATCATAACGGAACAGGATTGCGGCCATAACGCATCCAGTTGAGGGATAATTCGTCTTGGTACTAACCCATCAAGGGAACCATATATTCGCAGCAAAGGCACAGGTAAATTAACCAATGCCTGACGCAAATCATTCTCTGCCAGTAAACGCAGGCCACCGTGTAACACGCTGACTTCCGGCATAGGGCAACTCAGTACCACCTGGTTTAATTTTTTTGCATCATTACCAGCATCAGGTGCACCCAGAGTTTGTAACGCCATAAACTGAGCGACGGTTTGTTCGAAATTCCCACTGAGCTGCTCTTCAAAACCACGTAATACATCGGCCCGAATACCCGGCCATTGTTCTGCATCTCTGGCACAAAAACAGGGTGAAGAAGCCACGCTAATCAGAGCCTGAACGCGCTCTGGTGCGATTAACGCTATTTTACTGGCAACCAGTCCACCCATTGACCATCCGAGCCATACCGCCTGCTGAGGTGCTTTTTCCAGCACCACCTCTGCCATCTCGCGCAAACTGAGTACACCAAATCCCTGACTGCGGCCATAGCCGGGTAAATCCACCAGATGAAGTCGAAAATACGGCGCAAGTCTGTCAGTAATGCAACGCCAAACCTCGGCATTCAGTCCCCATCCGTGCAACAGCACAAGATCGAGTTTACCTTCGCCAAAAGTCCGCCAGTAAAGTGATGTCATGAAGTAAAGTCCATTAAGCGAGCCCGTCAGGGAAAACCAATCAAGGAAAGATAACTTACTATGCCGTTTATCGATAGCTTATGCTGGCTCTGTCAACGCCCTCTGGCAATCGCACAACAGGGTATTTGCAGTATCTGTTTGAGCCTGTTACCCCCATTACCCAACTGTTGCCATCGCTGCGGCCTGCCAGCAGAACCGCTATTGCCATGCTGTGATGAGTGCCGACGAAAGCCTCCGGCCTGGTCACAGCTTATTGCCGTCAGTGATTACTGCTATCCGGTGAAACACTTTATCACCCGACTGAAATTTTATGGAGAGGATAAATATGCCCCTCTGCTTTCACGTCTGTTGCTGCTAAGCTGGCTCAATGCTCGCCGCAACCGACAGCTCAAACGCCCACAGTTATTGCTTACCGTACCATTACATCATACTCGTCACTGGAAACGAGGGTTTAATCAGACAGCGCTGATTGCCCGTCGCCTGGCCCGCTGGGTTAATGTTCCTTATCGTGAAGATATTCTTATTCGCCAACGCGCTACGCCTCCCCAACAAAACCTGACGGCCGAACTGCGCCAGCATAATCTAACCAACGCCTTCTCTTGTATCGGTGATATACGCGGCCTGCATATCGCCTTACTGGATGACATCGTTACTACAGGCAATACGGTGGCAGAAATCACTCATTTGTTATTGCATCATGGGGCCGCGTCAGTACAGATTTGGTGTTTATGTCGAACCTTGAAGAGTGAGGGTAAATAGGCGTATTATATCCGACAAGAAAGGTCAACTACTGAGTATGTCATGATTACAATTACTGATTCGGCACAATCCCACTTTAAAAAATTACTGGCTAATCAGGAAGAAGGCACGCAGATCCGTGTTTTCGTGATTAACCCTGGTACACCTACCGCTGAGTGTGGCGTATCTTATTGTCCGCCGGATGCGGTTGAAGCCAATGACACTGAACTTAAATTTAACGAGTTCTCTGCCTATATTGATGAAATTAGCGCGCCTTACCTGGAAGATGCCGTCATTGATTTTGTGACTGATCAACTGGGTGCACAGCTTACGCTGAAAGCGCCAAACGCTAAAATGCGTAAAGTTGACGATGACGCGCCTTTGATTGAGCGCGTTGAGTATATGCTGCAATCACAAATTAACCCTCAGTTGGCCGGTCACGGTGGTCGCGTTTCTCTGATGGAAATTACTGATGAAGGTTATGCCATTCTGCAATTCGGCGGCGGCTGTAACGGCTGTTCAATGGTGGATTACACGCTGAAAGAAGGCATTGAAAAAGAACTGCTCCAGAAATTCCCTGAGTTGAAAGGGGTTAAAGACCAAACCGAGCATGAGAGTGGTGAGCATTCTTATTATAAGTAATCGTTAAAAAGGGGCCGATGGCCCCTTTTTAATACCTACTAATTAATATTCAGAGAATATTCCGGCCGTAATTATAAAGTGCTTATATCACTGTCGTGCCCGGCCGGAAGATCGTTTGTACTTAGCTGTAGAGTGCGTCGGGCCTAGTCCGCCTAGGGGCGCTCCGGCAGCTAAAGCTGCTACGACCCCAACGGCGCCCTCTCCCTCCGATTAGCTTAAGCTATGCTAACAAAAAAGGGCCATTGGCCCCTTTTTGATTCATTCAGAAGATAAAACTATTCCGCGTACTGCTGCTTTCTGCCAGCAACATCCGCCAGCCATGCGGCGACGCGTTGTTTTTGGCTTTCGTCCAGCCACATGCCCATCTTGGTACGACGCCAGATGGCATCATCCAGATTGTGCACCCATTCTTTAGCAACCAGATACTCCAGTTCAGCTTGATACAGGTTGTGACCAAAGTCTTCACCTAAATCGGCCAGACTGGTTTTATTTTCCAGAATCATCTCACTGCGCGAACCATAAGTATGAGCATAGCGAATCGCCAGACTGTCCGGTAACCAGTTATATTTGCGGCGTAATGCTTCTGCATAACGATTACGATCAGTTCCCATACCGCCACCAGGCAATACGCTGTTTTTGGTCCAGGCTGGGCCAATGCCAGGGTAGTAGTTAACCAGTTTTTCCATCGCGTGCTCAGCCAGTTTGCGGTAGGTGGTTAACTTACCGCCAAAGACGGACAGTAACGGTGCTTTACCTGCATCGTCAGCGACTTCCAGCGTATAGTCACGGGTTACCGCCTGTGGAGAGTCAGACTCATCATCACACAGTGGACGCACACCAGAATAAGTCCAGACAACATCGTCTTTAGCTAACTGCTTTTTAAAGTGATCGTTATAAACCTTAAGCAGGTAATTCACTTCATTATCATCAATTTTCACATCCAGAGGATCGCCATGATATTCCACATCAGTAGTACCGATAATAGAGAACTCACCCAACCATGGAATAACAAACACAATGCGGTTATCTTCGTTTTGCAAAATATAGGCTTGTGGTTCGGAATGAACCTTACGCACCACAATATGGCTGCCCTTAATCAGGCGAATACCGCGTGGAGACTTAAGTTGTAAGCCATCATCATAAAATTGTTTCACCCAAGGGCCGGTCGCATTCACTAAACCTTTCGCACGCCAGGTCAGCACTTCACCACTGATTTCATCCCGGGCTTCAACCACCCAGATCCCCTCTTCACGCCATGCGCGAGTCACTTTAGTTTGGGTGCGAACTTCGCCACCGCGTTCAACCACTTCAAGGGCATTCGATACCACTAAACGCGCATCGTCTACCCAGCAATCAGAATATTCAAAACCACGAGTTAACTCAGGTTTTAACACTGAGTCTGGACCAAACTTCAGGCCATTACTGGCCGGTAAGCTGGTACGTTTACCCAAGTGATCGTAAAGAAACAGCCCCGCACGAATCATCCAGGCCGGACGCAAATGCGGCTGATGCGGTAAACGAAAGCGCAGAGGGAAAGCAATATGCGGTGCCAGACGTAACAATACTTCGCGTTCAGCCAATGCTTCACTGACCAGACGAAATTCATAGTGTTCCAGATAACGTAATCCACCATGAATCAGCTTGGAACTGGCTGATGATGTAGCGCAGGCAAGATCTTTAGCTTCCAGTAGTAAAACGGAAAGCCCACGCCCGGCAGCATCCGCAGCAATACCAGCACCATTGATCCCTCCGCCGATAACAATTAAATCTTTGGTTTCCATTTTATCTACCTCAGCATGCTCGAAAGAGCTTTTTATGTTCGAATTCGAGCATTATTGTAGATGAAAACAAACAAACTAGCCAGTAATTAACCAAATAAAAACATTAACGCGTGATCTCAATAACATTATATCCACAACATTATAAAGGTTAATTCGGGCCAATATTATCAACTGTTATATAATTAGCATTATCACCAAAAAGTGATGGGCATCATTTCAGGAGCTGCTATGAACAAATCTATGCTGGTCGGGATTGGCTTTGGTATTGCGATTGCATCAGGTATTACCGCTATTGCTTCCGATGGTATGCGCCTTTTTTCTACTCAGCCAAAATATGCTGAAGTCATTTCTGTTACTCCCGTTAAAGAAACCATTAAGACGCCTCGTCAAGCGTGCCAGGATGTCACCGTAACGCATAAAAAACCGGTGAAAGACCAACATCAAATTGCAGGTTCAATTTTAGGTGCGGTGGCTGGTGGGGTACTTGGTCATCAGTTCGGTGGAGGACATGGCAAGCAACTGGCAACCATTGCTGGCGCAGCGGCAGGTGGCTATACCGGTCATGAGGTTCAGGGACATTTACAAAATACGGATACCTATACCACCTCAGAAAAACGCTGTAAGACCGTGCAGGATAGTTCAGAGAAGATTCTTGGCTACGATGTGGCTTATAAGGTAGGAGACAAACCGGGGAATATCCGTATGGATCACCAACCCGAAAAACAGATCCCTTTGGATGATAAAGGCCAACTAATAGTCGCGGTGCCAGTCACTCAGTCAAAATAGCGTTTTTAACGTCAACAGGCCGCATCATACAACGGCCTGTTGAGTTATTCGTATTCAATCAGCACAATTCCAGCTTCACATCGTACTGCTTGATGATGTTCATTACGCTGGCAGGGGGCTCTTCATCAGTAAACAGATAATCAATCAATCCCATATTACCTAAGTTAACCATCGCATTACGGCCAAATTTGGAATGATCGGTTACCAACATCACGCTACGGGAATTCTCGATAATCGCCCGTTTGGTGCGAACCTCATGGTAGTCAAACTCCAGCAGGCTACCATCCATATCAATACCGCTGATCCCCAAAATGCCGTAGTCCAACCGAAATTGAGAGATAAAATCTAACGTTGCTTCGCCAATAATACCGCCATCCCGGGAACGAACTTCTCCCCCGGCCAGAATCAAACGGAAATCGGGTTTGCTGGTTAACAAAGTAGCGACGTTCAGGTTATTGGTGACAACCCGTAAGTTTTTATGGTTCAACAATGCATGTGCCACCGCTTCCGGTGTAGTTCCAATATCGATAAACAGCGTTGCGCCGTCAGGAATATGGCTGGCAACACGCTCAGCGATACGGGCTTTTTCCTCCAGCCACATCACTTTACGATCGTGATAAGCAGCATTGACGGCTGAACTTGAAGGCAGTGCAGCACCACCATGATGGCGCTGGATTTTATTTTGATCCGCCAGCTCGTTCAGATCGCGACGAATGGTCTGCGGGCTTACACCAAAATGTTCTACCAGCTCTTCAGTACTCACATAGCCATGCTTGCGCACTAAATCGATAATAGACTCATGTCGTTGAGTTTGTTTCACTTCGAGACCCTATACGCGTATATCCTTTGCGCCCTTTGTTATTGTTTATTAAGATCTTTGAGAAGATCGGGTATCCCACCATGCTAACGCCAGACCAACTACTAACCCACCCAAGTGAGCGGTATTACCTATAGACAGACCTACCAGACTGAGAGCACCAAAATAGCCTATCACTATCCACGCCACGGCAAATGCCATTAACGAACGCTGTAAAAATATCCCCCTTTCCGGCGCTCGTTCACCAGACAGCCAGCAGTAACCTATCAGGGCGTAAACTACACCGGATAAGCCACCAAACATATGTCCACTAAACATTGCTTGTCCACAACCGGAAAGAATAGCGGATAACAAGGTAATCTCTAACAATTTTCCTGTTCCCAGCCGCTTTTCCAGTGGCCCGCCTAAATACCACCACCACACCAGATTAAAAAGAATATGCATCAGAGAGAAATGCAAAAATGTATGGCTTACCCAGCGCCATATCTGAATATATTGGCTACTGTCTGCCGGATAGGCAAATATCTCCATTAATGCATCATCGCCAAACAGTTGCATCAACAGATAGACAATAACGCAGATGGCAATAACCGCAAATGTTAAAGGCCCCGCCTGATTTCGTAGCGTAGCCAGCGAGTAAGCCCGGTGATAAGTAATATTGGCATCAGATCGCCCTGACTGCCAACTGGCAGCCAGATAGCGCGGATCGTTTGGATTATGCAAAAACCGGTCTAATTCTTGATGGGCCAGCTGTTCAGATGACTCATCAACCAGCCATAGCTCTATTTGTTGCTGTTGATAATGAATCTCGATGGTCACATTTAACGTAGCCATATAGTCAACAAAGGCATGCGCCATACGGGGATTAGAAAGAACAATTAGTCGAACCATCCAGACTCACTCTACCATTAACCAGAGAATATAAAATTTAGCGTACCAATACCGATTGCCATAATAAACCGTGCCTGAAGCAATACGTTAACGCTTGCGTATACATAATTTACCACAACATTCCCTACATCATCAGGGGATATATTAACAGGCCGGAGCACTGACCTATAAATTTATAACGCAGACAGGCCCGCCAGCAGGCAAAGAGAAGATAAAGAGGGGGAAAAATGGTGTGGCAACAGGCTATCTTAACAGCGATAGCCTGCCTGTTCGCAACATCAGGAAGCAACCACCTGTTGTGGATAGTGACGAGCCCAGGACTCAAAACCACCTTCAATACTGTAAACCTGTTCAAAACCCTGATGAACCAGATACTGTGCAGCACCACGGCTGCTAATACCGTGATAGCACATGACAAAAATTGGATGGCTGAATTCAGTTTCTTGCATAAAGCGATTCAGACTGGCGTCCGTCAAGTGAACGGCCTCAGGCGCGTGACCTGAGTGAAAACTCTGTGCATCACGAATATCGACCAGCGTCGCTTCACCCTGCTGCAAACGTAAAAAAGCATCACTCACACTGATAATACTGAACTGTTCCATAATCTCGCTATACCATAGTAAAACACTCAACTATTATAACGAGGTTTTCTGATTATCGTCACCCTGTAGCTGACAAAAATTATGATTTTTATTAGTCAGACCACACTCACAATAACAGCCATAGAAATCGATAAAATCAAAGCAATAAAAAAGGTGGCTAAAAGCCACCTTTTTTCAATTTTCTGGTGCCCCTAATCAGGCTTCAATTGCAACGCGAAGCTTTTTCATCGCGTTCTTTTCAAGCTGACGCACACGTTCGGCAGAAACACCGTAACGATCGGCCAGTTCCTGCAGCGTTGCCTTGGTCTCATCATTATTGAGCCAACGGGCACGGATAATATGCTGACTGCGCTCATCTAAACCGTCCAGCGCCAAAGCCAGTTTATCAGCGGCGTCATTATCCCAGTTTTCGTCTTCGATGCTTTCAGCAAAGTCTGACGTTTTGTCTTCCAGGAACATCGCTGGTGCAACGACGCTGTTTTCATTCTCGTCATCAGGAGAGATATCAAAAGCCATGTCCTGAGCCGCCATGCGGGATTCCATTTCAAGCACATCTTTACTTGAAACCCCTAACTCACGGGCAACCAGTTCCACTTCATCCTGATTAAACCAGCCTAAACGTTGCTTAGACTTACGCAGGTTAAAGAACAGCTTACGCTGTGCTTTCGTAGTTGCGACTTTCACAATACGCCAGTTACGCAGAACGTATTCGTGAATTTCAGCCTTAATCCAGTGGACCGCAAAAGAAACCAGACGGACACCCACTTCAGGATTAAAACGGCGAACCGCTTTCATCAGACCAATGTTACCTTCCTGAATTAAATCAGCCTGAGGTAAGCCATAGCCTGAATAGTTACGAGCGACGTGAACAACGAAACGTAAATGGGACAGAATCAGCTTTTTAGCAGCTGCCAGATCGCCGTCGTAATGCAGCCGTTCAGCCAGTTCACGCTCTTCATCCGCTGTTAACATCGGATAGGTATTGGCAGCCCTGATATAGGCCTCCAAACTACCTTGGGGAACCAGGGCCAAAGTTTGCATTTCTTTAGTCATTCAAACCCTCTCATAGAGAAACTTATTATTGGTACTTTTGAACTGCATCGCGAAAGATCTATCCGATCGATGCATAAAGGTCAACCAATTGCTTATTCGGTAATTAGACTAATATCTCAGTCATAAGTTCACAACCAGAAGAGAAATCTTTAACTCTATGGTTGATAACACAAAACCAAACACAGTGCCTTCAACATGTTCAATTAATGAACCAAACGTCTTTTAGTATACCAAAAATTCACTACCTTGGTGTAAATTGGCGTAAATGTCTTACCGTCGCCAACCAGGCCGCCACCCAACCAATCATGGCGGCAACGACCAGTAACAACAGGCTTTCATCCCAGCTTAACCCATTGATTGAGAAGAGTGTTCCGAAAACTTTTGCGGTTTCGGCTACCGACGCATCCAACGACCAAACCAGTGCCTGAGACATAATCAGCGAAAGTGCCGCGCCAAACAGTCCCAATAACATACCGCCATTCAAAAATGGCCGCAGAATAAACCCGTCAGTTGCACCAATCAGCTTCATGATACTAATGGTATCCCGGCGGCTGAAAATATTAAGGCGAACGCTGTTACCAATCACCAGGAACACCGCCACAATCATCAATATGGCAATAGTACCGGAAATATTTCCCACCAAATGTGTCAGGGCTGACAAGCGAGAGAACCAGCTATCATCAGTTTTCACCTCGGTGACACCCGGAATCTGGCCTATATTATCCCGCAGCTTAACCAGTGCGTCTGAACCAAGAAAATCCGTTTTTGGAGAAACAATCACCAACGCCGGTAACGGGTTATCACTCAGCATATCCAGCGCAGAACCAAACCCGGACCATTCGCGAAACTCACTCAGTGCGTTATCCCGTGATACATAGTTAATGCTCTCAACGCCATCCAGTACCTTAATTTGGCTACTGATGTCATCTGCGGCTTTATCATTCAGTTTCTTGTCCAGATACACCGTAATCTGCGGTGTTGGATACCACTGGGACGCTGCGTAGTTTACGTTTTTCCACACCAGATAACACAGGCTAGGCAGCGTAAGCGAAATGGCAATGACCATCACCGTCATAAACGTCGCTAACGGCTGGCGCAGCATATCAACAAAGGTGTTATTCCAGGCATAGCGCCACTGTTCACGCCATCCTCCGGCACTGCGAGTTGGCGCTTTAGCCGCAGGTTTGGCTTTTTTAACCGCTGTCTTATTCCCCCGCATAGCTATCTCCTCCACTCAGACGCCCATGACTCAGCGTTAATGTTCGATAGGAGCGGCTGGAAATCAGCCCGGTATCGTGGGTCGCCATCAGTACCGTCACACCAGCGCGGTTAAACTCTTCAAACAGGCGCAAGATACCTGCCGATAGTTCATCATCCAGATTTCCCGTTGGTTCATCGGCCAGTAATACCGCGGGTTTATTCACCACCGCACGGGCAATACCGACACGCTGCTGTTCACCGCCGGAAAGCTGTATCGGAAAACACTTCGCCTTATCTAACAAACCGACTTTATCCAGTGCGGCAGAGGCACGGCGGCGGATCTCTTCCGGACTGCTGCCACAGATAATCAACGGAAGCGCGACATTGTCGTATACCGTGCGGTCCGCCAACAGATTATGATCCTGAAAGATCATGCCAATCTGACGACGCAAAAAAGGCACCTCTGAAGACTTTAATCGGCTAACATCATGACCTGAGAACCAGATGTGCCCTGCACTTGGTCGTTCAATACCACAAATCAGTTTGAGCAGCGTACTCTTCCCTGCGCCGGAATGACCGGTTAAAAAAGCCATTTCGGCCTGCTGCAGATGGAAATTCACTCCCTGTAACGCCTGTTGTCCGCCTAAATAGGCTTTGCTGACCTGCTCAAAACGAATCATCGTTTTAATCCTCTCGGGCGAAAAGCGCCTCTATAAAATCATTGGCCTGGAAGGGCCGTAAATCTTCAATACCTTCCCCTACGCCGATATAGCGAATAGGAATACCAAATTGGTCAGCCACTGAGAAAATCACGCCCCCTTTTGCCGTTCCATCCAGCTTGGTCAGGGTGATACCCGTCAGGCCAATAGCTTCATCAAACAGCTTTGTCTGGCTGATGGCGTTCTGACCGGTGCTGGCATCAATGGTCAGCATAATTTCATGAGGGGCATTTTCATCCAGCTTCTTCATCACCCGCACAATCTTTTTCAACTCTTCCATCAGGTGAGATTTATTTTGCAGACGTCCGGCAGTATCGGCAATCAGCACATCCACACCTCGTGATTGTGCGGCCTGAATAGCGTCAAAAATCACCGATGCGGAATCTGCGCCTGTATGTTGCGCCACGACCGGAATCTTATTACGAGTACCCCACACCTGAAGCTGTTCAACGGCAGCAGCACGGAAAGTATCACCTGCGGCTAACATTACGGATTTGCCCTGATCCTGGAACTGGCGAGCTAACTTACCAATCGTGGTCGTTTTCCCGACGCCATTAACGCCCACCATCAGAATGACAAATGGCTTATGAGCGGTAACGTCCAGCGGCTGCTCTACATTTTTCAGGATATCGGCCATTTCCTCTTTCAGCTTGCCGTACAGTGCTTCGGCATCTTTCAGATCGCGATGGCTGGCGTGCTCAGTCAAAGAGTTAATAATTTTACTGGTGGTGGTGACACCCACATCGGCAATCAGCAGTTGTTCTTCCAGCTCTTCGAACAGTTCATCATCAATGCGTTTACCGCGGAACAGACTGATAAAGCCGGAACCCAGATTTTGTTTAGTTTTTAACAGACTACGTTTCAGACGAGCGAAAAAGCCCTCTTTGGTTGGCCTTTCCTGCTCTTGCTGAAGCTGTTCTTGTTGTTCTTCCTCTTCCAACTGCTCCAGAATTTGTTCCGGGTCTTCACTATCGATTCGATCGGATTCCGCCAGTAGCACCTGTTCAATTTCTTCATCTAACTCAGCGTGAGAAAGCGCTGGTTCATCGACAACGTCGGTATCTTCAAATTCTTCTACAGCATTAGCCGTATGTGCTTGTTCGACTTCATCATCTGTTGCGGTGAATGACGTTTCACTGACAGATTCATCGATAACCTGAAACGACGCTTCCTGAGGTTCCACAAGGGGGGTTAGCGCATCATCATAAACCGGTGGTGTTGCATCAGACTCTGCGGTTTGTGACAGATCCAGATCCGGCGTTACCTCTGAGGATGGCTCATGCTTCAGTTCATCCGCGTGGTTAATTTCATCAACCATGACCGATGAATCATCGAGTGGGTTAGCGGCATCCACATCTTGTGAATCATGCTGTTCTGTATCTTGTTGTAATTCATCATCTTGCTTAGACTCTTCGCCCTGACGATTAAAGCCTAACCAGGAAAATAAACCGCGCTTTTTATCTTTTGCCATGTTGTAAAAACAACCTCCACCCTAGTATTACGCACGCTGCAATTAAATTAAGTTTAACACTCATCAGGTAACGATAGATATCAATTCACTATCGGATTTACCTGCTGTTGCAATAGCGGCGCATTT from the Limnobaculum zhutongyuii genome contains:
- the ftsE gene encoding cell division ATP-binding protein FtsE, translating into MIRFEQVSKAYLGGQQALQGVNFHLQQAEMAFLTGHSGAGKSTLLKLICGIERPSAGHIWFSGHDVSRLKSSEVPFLRRQIGMIFQDHNLLADRTVYDNVALPLIICGSSPEEIRRRASAALDKVGLLDKAKCFPIQLSGGEQQRVGIARAVVNKPAVLLADEPTGNLDDELSAGILRLFEEFNRAGVTVLMATHDTGLISSRSYRTLTLSHGRLSGGDSYAGE
- the ftsY gene encoding signal recognition particle-docking protein FtsY; this encodes MAKDKKRGLFSWLGFNRQGEESKQDDELQQDTEQHDSQDVDAANPLDDSSVMVDEINHADELKHEPSSEVTPDLDLSQTAESDATPPVYDDALTPLVEPQEASFQVIDESVSETSFTATDDEVEQAHTANAVEEFEDTDVVDEPALSHAELDEEIEQVLLAESDRIDSEDPEQILEQLEEEEQQEQLQQEQERPTKEGFFARLKRSLLKTKQNLGSGFISLFRGKRIDDELFEELEEQLLIADVGVTTTSKIINSLTEHASHRDLKDAEALYGKLKEEMADILKNVEQPLDVTAHKPFVILMVGVNGVGKTTTIGKLARQFQDQGKSVMLAAGDTFRAAAVEQLQVWGTRNKIPVVAQHTGADSASVIFDAIQAAQSRGVDVLIADTAGRLQNKSHLMEELKKIVRVMKKLDENAPHEIMLTIDASTGQNAISQTKLFDEAIGLTGITLTKLDGTAKGGVIFSVADQFGIPIRYIGVGEGIEDLRPFQANDFIEALFARED